The Chryseobacterium sp. 52 genome includes a region encoding these proteins:
- a CDS encoding deoxyhypusine synthase family protein — protein MSKPITEFIEKYYLHFNAAALVDASKGYVAHLKDGGKMMITLAGAMSTAELGKILAEMIRQDKVDFISCTGANLEEDLMNLVAHSHYERVPHYRDLTPQEEWGLLERGLNRVTDTCIPEEEAFRRLQKHIVEIWKDAEAKGERYFPHEYMYKMILSGVLEQYYEIPRENSWMIAAAEKNLPIVVPGWEDSTMGNIFTSYCIKGELQFSTMKSGIEYMAYLADWYTKNSGGKGVGFFQIGGGIAGDFPICVVPMLYQDMEMHDIPFWSYFCQISDSTTSYGSYSGAVPNEKITWGKLDITTPKFIVESDATICAPLMFSYILENS, from the coding sequence ATGAGCAAACCGATTACTGAATTTATAGAGAAATATTACCTGCACTTCAATGCAGCTGCATTGGTAGACGCTTCTAAAGGTTATGTTGCACATCTTAAGGATGGTGGAAAGATGATGATTACTTTGGCGGGAGCAATGTCAACTGCTGAATTGGGAAAAATTCTTGCTGAGATGATCCGCCAGGACAAAGTAGATTTTATCTCTTGTACCGGTGCAAATCTTGAGGAAGATCTGATGAATTTGGTAGCTCATTCTCACTACGAAAGAGTTCCGCACTACAGAGATCTTACCCCTCAGGAAGAATGGGGTCTTTTGGAAAGAGGTCTGAACAGAGTTACAGATACCTGTATTCCTGAAGAAGAGGCTTTCAGAAGATTGCAGAAACATATTGTGGAGATCTGGAAAGATGCAGAAGCTAAAGGAGAAAGATACTTCCCGCACGAATATATGTACAAGATGATCCTTTCAGGAGTTTTGGAGCAGTATTATGAAATTCCTAGAGAAAACTCATGGATGATTGCTGCTGCAGAGAAAAACCTTCCGATTGTAGTTCCGGGATGGGAAGATTCTACAATGGGGAATATCTTTACATCTTACTGTATCAAAGGAGAACTACAGTTCTCTACCATGAAATCAGGGATTGAATATATGGCTTATTTAGCAGACTGGTATACAAAAAACTCAGGTGGAAAAGGAGTTGGATTCTTCCAGATTGGTGGAGGTATTGCAGGAGATTTCCCGATCTGTGTTGTACCGATGTTGTATCAGGATATGGAAATGCATGACATTCCTTTCTGGTCTTATTTCTGTCAGATTTCAGATTCTACAACCTCTTACGGTTCATATTCAGGAGCTGTTCCAAATGAGAAAATTACTTGGGGTAAATTGGATATCACTACACCGAAATTCATCGTTGAAAGTGATGCTACCATCTGTGCACCATTGATGTTCTCTTACATCTTAGAAAATTCTTAA
- a CDS encoding alpha/beta hydrolase, translating into MKPISIFSLLFLFIAVFSKAQMDDKFYQPNKIMKPFEFNTPEQINFPVDGETITAFFAKPNTKNTKKTIFYFHGAAGNVTTYQFMTKPLVDAGYQVVMIDFRGYGLSTGKPNHKNVAEDGQKFFDELIRRPDIKNTKVYIYGASLGTQIAAHLAKDNVSKISGLILDCPMASFTDIAAHFTPQYKDFILQSMISPYAAKEDVKALGKLPVLVIHGGEDKTVPYEQGKLVFDNTSGAKTFIQSKGDHLEGLVNNKEEILKAIDKL; encoded by the coding sequence ATGAAACCAATTTCAATCTTCTCATTACTCTTCCTTTTTATTGCTGTATTTTCAAAAGCGCAGATGGATGATAAATTTTATCAGCCGAATAAAATAATGAAACCGTTTGAATTTAATACGCCTGAGCAAATTAATTTTCCTGTAGATGGAGAGACAATTACAGCTTTTTTCGCAAAACCAAATACAAAAAATACTAAAAAAACGATTTTCTATTTTCATGGTGCTGCAGGAAATGTAACTACCTATCAGTTTATGACGAAACCTCTGGTAGATGCCGGATATCAGGTCGTGATGATAGATTTCAGAGGATATGGATTGTCCACAGGAAAACCCAACCATAAAAATGTAGCTGAAGACGGTCAGAAATTCTTTGATGAATTGATCAGAAGACCTGATATTAAAAATACAAAAGTCTATATCTACGGGGCCTCTTTGGGAACTCAGATAGCGGCCCACCTTGCCAAAGACAATGTCTCTAAAATCTCAGGCCTGATTCTGGATTGCCCGATGGCTTCTTTCACTGATATAGCGGCTCATTTTACCCCTCAATATAAAGATTTTATCCTTCAGTCAATGATTTCTCCATATGCTGCTAAAGAAGATGTAAAAGCATTAGGAAAGCTTCCTGTCCTTGTCATTCATGGGGGAGAAGATAAAACGGTTCCTTATGAGCAGGGGAAATTAGTTTTCGATAATACTTCCGGAGCCAAAACATTCATTCAATCAAAAGGAGATCATCTGGAAGGACTGGTGAATAATAAAGAAGAGATCCTGAAAGCCATTGATAAGCTATGA
- the htpG gene encoding molecular chaperone HtpG, whose product MTKGNINVSVENIFPLIKKFLYSDHEIFLRELISNATDATLKLKHLTSIGEAKVEYGNPKIEVKIDKEQKTLRIIDQGIGMTSEEVEKYINQVAFSGAEEFLEKYKDSAKDSGIIGHFGLGFYSAFMVAEKVEILTKSYKDGAAVRWICDGSPEFTLEETTDKTDRGTEIILHIAEDSTEFLEEAKIRELLSKYNKFMPVPIKFGTKTHTLPLPEDAAEDAVAETEEVDNIINNPTPAWTIAPSELSNEDYMKFYHELYPMQFEEPLFNIHLNVDYPFNLTGVLFFPKLSNNLNIDKDKIQLYQNQVFVTDEVKGIVPDFLMLLRGVIDSPDIPLNVSRSYLQADGAVKKISSYITKKVADKMSSLINENREDYEKKWNDIKIVIEYGIITEEKFAEKADKFTLYPTTDGKYFLWNELIEKIQPSHTDKDGNTVILYATNADEQHSYIQAANDKGYEVLLLDSPVISHVIQKLETSKEKISFARVDADHINNLIKKDEPVISKLNETEKESLKKNVEEAVKDAKFTVQLEDLDSSDAPFTITQPEFMRRMKEMQASGGGGMFGMGGFPEMYNLVVNSNSELSSQILKTENAEEKETLIRYALDLAKLSQNLLKGKDLTDFIQRSYKQLEK is encoded by the coding sequence ATGACTAAAGGAAATATTAATGTATCTGTGGAAAACATTTTTCCTCTTATCAAAAAATTTCTTTACAGTGATCACGAAATATTCTTGAGAGAACTGATCTCCAATGCAACTGATGCTACTTTAAAATTAAAGCATTTAACAAGCATCGGGGAAGCAAAAGTAGAATACGGAAATCCAAAGATTGAAGTTAAGATCGATAAAGAGCAGAAAACGCTCCGTATTATTGACCAGGGAATTGGGATGACCAGCGAAGAGGTTGAAAAATACATCAATCAGGTTGCTTTTTCAGGAGCTGAAGAATTCCTGGAAAAATATAAAGATTCTGCAAAAGACTCCGGAATCATCGGACATTTCGGCCTTGGTTTCTATTCTGCATTTATGGTGGCAGAGAAAGTAGAGATTCTTACAAAATCTTACAAAGACGGAGCTGCAGTACGCTGGATCTGTGACGGAAGTCCGGAATTTACTCTTGAAGAAACAACAGATAAAACTGACCGAGGAACGGAGATTATTCTTCACATTGCAGAAGATTCTACAGAATTTTTAGAAGAAGCAAAAATCCGTGAACTGCTTTCAAAATATAATAAATTCATGCCTGTTCCTATTAAATTCGGAACAAAAACACATACACTTCCCTTACCGGAAGATGCAGCTGAAGATGCTGTTGCAGAAACTGAAGAGGTAGACAACATCATCAATAATCCAACTCCGGCATGGACCATCGCACCAAGCGAATTGTCTAACGAAGATTATATGAAGTTCTATCATGAGCTTTATCCTATGCAGTTTGAAGAGCCTTTATTCAATATTCACCTGAATGTTGATTACCCTTTCAATCTTACAGGAGTTCTATTCTTCCCGAAATTAAGCAACAATTTAAATATTGATAAGGATAAGATCCAGCTGTATCAGAATCAGGTATTCGTAACAGATGAAGTAAAAGGTATTGTTCCTGACTTCCTGATGCTTCTTAGAGGGGTAATTGATTCTCCGGATATTCCATTGAATGTTTCCCGTTCTTATCTTCAGGCAGACGGTGCCGTAAAGAAAATTTCATCTTACATCACGAAGAAGGTGGCAGATAAAATGTCTTCTCTGATCAACGAAAACCGTGAAGATTATGAGAAAAAATGGAACGACATCAAAATAGTGATTGAATACGGAATTATTACAGAAGAAAAATTTGCTGAAAAAGCAGATAAATTCACGTTATATCCTACTACCGACGGAAAATATTTTCTTTGGAATGAATTGATTGAAAAGATTCAGCCTTCACATACGGATAAAGATGGCAATACTGTCATTCTTTATGCAACCAATGCAGATGAGCAGCACAGCTACATCCAGGCAGCAAATGATAAAGGATATGAAGTTCTGTTATTAGACTCGCCGGTGATTTCTCATGTGATTCAGAAACTGGAAACTTCAAAAGAGAAGATTTCATTTGCAAGAGTGGATGCAGACCACATCAATAACCTGATCAAAAAAGACGAACCGGTTATTTCTAAACTTAATGAAACTGAAAAAGAATCTTTAAAGAAAAACGTAGAAGAGGCTGTAAAAGATGCCAAATTCACAGTACAGCTTGAAGATCTTGACAGCAGTGATGCTCCGTTTACCATCACACAACCTGAATTCATGAGAAGAATGAAGGAAATGCAGGCAAGCGGCGGAGGCGGTATGTTCGGGATGGGAGGTTTCCCGGAGATGTACAATCTTGTAGTCAATTCGAACAGCGAACTTTCAAGCCAGATCTTAAAAACAGAAAATGCTGAAGAAAAGGAAACACTGATCCGATATGCTCTGGATCTTGCGAAACTTTCTCAGAATCTACTGAAAGGAAAAGACCTTACTGATTTTATCCAGAGAAGCTATAAGCAGCTGGAGAAATAA
- a CDS encoding GreA/GreB family elongation factor: protein MSNHIIVTTGIYDAIKDTLRRKKVSLPEEKRLTDELRKAKQVLRRDLPSDIVTVDRKVTIKDHTQNFEHEYIFVASAKAKPVKNKHSILSDIALAVVGYKVGDIIEWPFKEGERKIEILKVEAWEG from the coding sequence ATGTCCAATCATATTATTGTAACCACCGGAATTTATGATGCTATAAAAGATACGCTCAGAAGAAAAAAAGTAAGTCTGCCGGAAGAGAAAAGACTGACTGATGAATTGAGAAAAGCAAAACAGGTTTTGAGAAGAGATTTACCTTCCGATATCGTGACTGTTGACCGGAAAGTAACGATCAAAGACCATACTCAGAATTTTGAACATGAATATATTTTTGTGGCTTCTGCAAAAGCTAAACCGGTAAAAAATAAACATTCTATTTTATCAGACATTGCCCTGGCAGTTGTGGGATATAAAGTAGGAGATATTATTGAATGGCCCTTTAAAGAAGGAGAAAGAAAGATTGAAATCTTAAAAGTGGAAGCCTGGGAAGGGTAA
- a CDS encoding RagB/SusD family nutrient uptake outer membrane protein, translating to MKRIYIPLLGLFLLQSCSSDLLNTSPESTKITANFYQDQAQLEQGVNAVYASLQYNGQYQLAMLAIGEIPSDNTYDEVPANDSFTYGEFDFFTIQPNNSLLGNTWKDNYVGIQQANIVLNRIGGIAMDESVKNARTGEMKFLRALMYFNLVRIFGDVPLVTKETTDVNEYFGQGRTSAETVYNFIETELKASVDLLPVAASQKGRVTKGAALGILGKVLVTRNKYTEALSYLQKVEPLGYSLLPDATKIFDPSNKNNAEIIFDVQFTSGLNGNTEGSQAYQMFSPSGFISGAKGHNLPTKEVYNVYTSEDSRRNAFIGLTPSGVPYSKKLTKPITAPADGGSNVVVLRLADVDLLMAECYAKANDFTGSNLYLNKVKVRAGLSTVNVTNQQQLLDEIALERRKEFVGEGHRWFDLIRTGKAVSVMTAHFQNTPGYNTAVIKDYNVLMPVPQDQINTDSAIKQNPGY from the coding sequence ATGAAAAGAATATATATTCCTTTACTGGGACTATTTTTACTGCAATCATGTTCCTCAGATCTTTTGAATACTTCGCCGGAAAGCACTAAAATAACGGCTAATTTTTATCAGGATCAGGCACAATTGGAACAAGGAGTTAATGCTGTATATGCATCTTTACAATATAATGGACAATACCAGCTGGCGATGCTTGCCATTGGAGAAATTCCATCTGATAATACCTATGATGAGGTTCCGGCCAATGATAGCTTTACGTATGGAGAATTTGATTTTTTTACCATTCAGCCTAATAACTCTTTACTCGGAAATACATGGAAAGATAATTATGTAGGGATACAACAGGCTAATATTGTTCTGAACAGAATTGGAGGGATAGCAATGGATGAGTCTGTTAAAAATGCCAGAACAGGAGAAATGAAATTTTTAAGAGCATTGATGTATTTTAATTTGGTCAGGATTTTTGGAGATGTTCCATTAGTGACAAAAGAAACAACAGATGTTAATGAATATTTTGGACAGGGAAGAACTTCAGCAGAAACGGTTTATAATTTTATAGAAACTGAGCTTAAAGCGTCTGTTGACTTGTTGCCTGTTGCTGCATCTCAGAAAGGAAGAGTAACCAAAGGGGCAGCGCTGGGAATATTAGGAAAAGTTTTAGTAACGAGAAATAAATACACCGAAGCCTTATCCTATCTGCAAAAAGTGGAGCCGTTAGGGTATAGTTTACTGCCGGATGCTACAAAGATTTTTGATCCTTCTAATAAAAATAATGCTGAAATTATCTTTGATGTTCAGTTTACCTCAGGATTAAACGGGAATACAGAGGGAAGCCAGGCGTATCAGATGTTTAGCCCTTCAGGATTTATATCTGGAGCAAAAGGACATAATCTGCCAACAAAGGAAGTGTATAATGTTTATACTTCAGAAGATTCCAGAAGAAATGCTTTTATAGGATTGACGCCAAGTGGAGTGCCATACAGTAAAAAGCTAACAAAACCGATAACAGCTCCTGCTGACGGCGGAAGTAATGTTGTTGTACTTCGTCTGGCAGATGTTGATCTTTTAATGGCTGAATGTTATGCGAAAGCTAATGACTTTACCGGCTCAAATCTTTATTTGAATAAAGTAAAAGTAAGAGCAGGATTGAGCACCGTCAATGTTACCAACCAGCAACAACTTCTGGATGAAATTGCTTTGGAAAGGAGAAAAGAATTTGTGGGAGAAGGACACCGGTGGTTTGATCTTATTAGGACGGGAAAAGCAGTGTCCGTTATGACTGCTCATTTTCAGAATACTCCAGGTTACAATACGGCAGTCATTAAAGATTATAATGTACTGATGCCGGTTCCTCAGGATCAGATTAATACAGATTCTGCTATCAAACAAAATCCTGGATATTAA
- a CDS encoding AMP-binding protein produces the protein MLIDFNNLNINNLSFQTDFEQKTKNFLDEWFSDGDTVKVQTSGSTGVPKVFEIEKKKMVNSAVMTCHFLDLKEGDKALLCLPVEYISGKMMVVRSVERKLKLIIADPSLKPLKYLEKEIDFCAMTPLQVENSLDKLHLIKNLIIGGAAVSENLKEKIFNTDLLSRTSNHIFETYGMSETLSHIALKQLMPEPEDYFTAFENVSITTDERGCLKIYAPNVNAEVLQTNDLVEIREEKQFKFLGRIDNVINSGGAKVFPEALEALVKKEIPNEAVYIGIKDESLGQKLILVIEGNQSADLTEKISKIQFEKNFHKPKEIIFVEKIPRTPNGKINRIELIKQITKGL, from the coding sequence ATGCTGATAGACTTCAATAATCTCAATATTAATAATTTATCCTTTCAAACGGATTTCGAACAGAAAACGAAAAATTTTTTAGACGAATGGTTTTCTGACGGAGATACTGTAAAGGTTCAAACTTCTGGCTCTACAGGCGTACCAAAAGTTTTTGAAATCGAAAAAAAGAAAATGGTCAACTCCGCAGTGATGACTTGTCATTTTTTAGATTTAAAAGAAGGGGATAAAGCGTTATTATGCCTGCCGGTAGAATATATTTCCGGGAAAATGATGGTCGTTCGTTCTGTTGAGAGAAAATTAAAACTGATTATTGCCGATCCATCTTTAAAACCGCTTAAATATTTGGAGAAAGAAATAGATTTCTGTGCAATGACACCGCTTCAGGTAGAAAATTCACTTGATAAACTGCATTTGATCAAGAATTTAATCATTGGCGGAGCTGCTGTTTCTGAAAATCTGAAAGAGAAGATTTTTAATACAGACTTGCTTTCCCGTACCTCAAACCATATTTTTGAAACTTATGGAATGTCCGAGACGCTTTCTCATATTGCTTTAAAACAGCTTATGCCGGAACCTGAAGATTATTTCACAGCTTTTGAAAACGTTTCTATAACGACAGATGAAAGAGGGTGTCTGAAGATTTATGCTCCCAATGTTAATGCTGAGGTTCTGCAGACTAATGATTTAGTTGAGATTAGAGAGGAAAAACAATTTAAATTCCTGGGACGTATAGATAATGTTATTAATTCAGGAGGGGCAAAGGTTTTTCCTGAAGCACTGGAGGCTCTGGTTAAAAAAGAAATTCCAAATGAAGCAGTATATATTGGAATAAAAGATGAAAGTCTGGGCCAGAAATTAATCCTGGTCATTGAAGGAAACCAATCTGCAGACCTGACAGAGAAGATCTCAAAAATACAGTTTGAAAAAAACTTTCATAAACCAAAAGAGATTATTTTTGTTGAAAAAATTCCAAGAACGCCAAATGGCAAAATAAACCGCATAGAATTAATAAAACAAATCACCAAAGGATTATAA
- a CDS encoding MGMT family protein, with product MDEIFKQQVYEVSRLIPKGRVSTYGAIAKAVGYPNHSRHVGKAMGGCPEDVPAHRVISSSGVLSVPEFQKRLEAEGITVENLRIKKFKKLFWNPLDEI from the coding sequence ATGGACGAAATTTTCAAACAACAGGTTTATGAAGTCTCAAGGCTTATTCCAAAAGGCCGCGTTTCCACTTATGGTGCCATAGCAAAAGCAGTTGGCTATCCTAACCATTCCAGACATGTAGGAAAGGCTATGGGAGGCTGTCCCGAAGATGTGCCTGCACACCGTGTGATATCCAGTTCAGGAGTTTTATCTGTCCCTGAATTTCAAAAAAGACTGGAAGCAGAAGGCATTACAGTTGAAAATTTGAGGATAAAAAAATTCAAAAAACTATTCTGGAATCCGCTGGACGAGATCTAA
- a CDS encoding glycerophosphodiester phosphodiesterase family protein produces MKINRFIYVLLLISGLVLGQNKISLSKFPQDKIMVVAHRADWREAPENSLMAVRKAIEKGINMVEIDLALTKDNVLILMHDNTIDRTTTGKGKPSDYTLEEIKKLYLRDGLGVPTQMRIPTLEEILDVTQGKVFINLDKAFDYFDLVYPILKKRNLFDEVLFKGTATYEEFNKKYGTIKNEIHYMPIVRLAKNEGWPKINDYLNNYKVYGFELTLGSDESHLINFKDIQKKGARVWVNSLWPQQSAGHNDDLVLENPDAYEWFVKNNINIIQTDRPKELIDFLKKKKLYVGVK; encoded by the coding sequence ATGAAAATTAACAGATTCATATATGTACTGCTACTTATCTCAGGGTTGGTTTTGGGACAGAATAAGATCTCTCTTTCAAAATTTCCACAGGATAAAATAATGGTAGTTGCCCACCGTGCAGATTGGAGAGAAGCACCGGAAAATTCTCTAATGGCAGTCAGGAAAGCGATTGAGAAAGGGATTAATATGGTAGAAATAGATCTGGCTCTCACCAAAGACAATGTGCTGATCTTAATGCATGATAATACCATCGACAGAACGACTACAGGAAAAGGAAAACCTTCGGATTATACTTTAGAAGAGATCAAGAAGCTCTACCTGAGAGACGGATTGGGAGTTCCTACTCAAATGAGAATCCCTACGCTTGAGGAAATCTTGGATGTCACCCAGGGAAAAGTATTTATTAATCTGGATAAAGCATTCGATTATTTTGATTTGGTATATCCTATTCTGAAGAAAAGGAATCTTTTTGATGAGGTGCTTTTTAAAGGTACAGCAACATATGAAGAATTCAACAAAAAATATGGGACTATTAAAAACGAAATCCATTATATGCCCATCGTTAGGCTCGCTAAAAATGAAGGATGGCCTAAAATAAACGATTATCTGAACAATTACAAAGTATACGGATTTGAATTAACTTTAGGTTCAGATGAAAGTCACCTGATCAATTTTAAAGATATTCAGAAAAAAGGAGCCCGTGTTTGGGTGAATTCCTTATGGCCGCAGCAAAGTGCCGGACATAATGATGATCTGGTACTCGAAAATCCGGATGCTTACGAATGGTTTGTCAAAAACAATATTAATATTATTCAGACCGACAGACCAAAGGAATTAATTGATTTTCTAAAAAAGAAAAAATTGTATGTAGGCGTTAAATAA
- a CDS encoding glycerophosphodiester phosphodiesterase family protein: MNHNNLQYIKRISWVLGLLIAQLGFAQTNYFKKGIPKNKILVVAHRGDWRNYPENSIKAIEGAIKMGVDIVEIDLQKTKDGQLIVMHDKKLDRTSTGKGEISETPLVEIQALFLRNGAGMPTRERVPTLEEVLNFVKGKRVMLNLDKGWDFIEEVRVLTEKTGTTEQMILKGNKKASELKKEVGNKLDHIIYMPMVWPEDYSIYKRDEVLNPAEYIKDFSKIFSPVAYEVIIKDDTPKADELLKLIRESHALIWINALWPELCAGHDDDKAMDHPDENWGWMIKKGASIIQTDRPEELIQYLKSKNLKYEN; the protein is encoded by the coding sequence ATGAATCATAATAATTTACAATATATAAAAAGAATAAGCTGGGTCTTAGGGCTTTTGATCGCTCAATTAGGTTTTGCACAAACCAATTATTTCAAAAAAGGGATTCCAAAAAATAAAATTTTGGTAGTCGCCCACAGAGGAGACTGGAGAAATTACCCGGAAAATTCCATCAAAGCAATAGAAGGCGCTATAAAAATGGGGGTTGATATTGTGGAAATAGATCTGCAGAAAACCAAAGATGGGCAATTGATTGTGATGCATGACAAGAAACTAGACCGTACCTCCACCGGAAAAGGTGAAATCTCCGAAACTCCACTTGTGGAAATACAGGCTTTATTTCTTAGAAATGGAGCAGGGATGCCCACCAGAGAAAGAGTTCCTACTCTTGAGGAAGTACTCAATTTTGTTAAAGGTAAAAGAGTTATGCTGAATCTGGACAAAGGATGGGATTTTATTGAAGAAGTAAGAGTTTTGACGGAGAAAACAGGGACAACGGAACAGATGATCCTGAAAGGAAATAAAAAGGCTTCAGAGTTAAAAAAAGAAGTAGGAAATAAACTGGATCATATCATTTATATGCCAATGGTATGGCCTGAAGATTACAGCATTTATAAAAGAGATGAGGTGCTTAATCCGGCAGAATACATTAAAGATTTTTCTAAAATTTTCAGTCCGGTGGCTTATGAGGTTATTATCAAAGATGATACCCCAAAAGCAGATGAATTGTTAAAACTTATCCGCGAATCTCACGCACTGATCTGGATCAATGCATTGTGGCCTGAATTGTGTGCGGGGCACGATGACGATAAAGCGATGGATCATCCGGATGAAAACTGGGGGTGGATGATAAAAAAAGGTGCTAGTATTATTCAAACTGATAGACCGGAAGAATTAATACAGTATTTAAAATCAAAAAATTTAAAATATGAAAATTAA
- the arfB gene encoding alternative ribosome rescue aminoacyl-tRNA hydrolase ArfB, with protein sequence MLKIKKNMKDFSKELSFKTSRSSGAGGQNVNKVETSVTVLWLVAESGFFTEYQKDLIQSKLKNRINAEGHLFLTVSESRTQLMNKNKAIEKIIEIVNKALIVPKKRVATKPSKGQKQKRLDTKKKISEKKDNRKFKF encoded by the coding sequence ATTCTCAAAATTAAAAAAAACATGAAAGATTTCTCAAAAGAACTCAGTTTTAAAACTTCCCGGAGCAGCGGAGCAGGAGGTCAGAATGTCAATAAAGTGGAAACTTCTGTGACGGTACTCTGGCTGGTTGCAGAATCTGGTTTTTTTACGGAGTATCAGAAAGATTTGATTCAAAGTAAATTAAAAAACAGAATCAATGCTGAAGGGCATCTGTTCCTGACCGTTTCGGAAAGCAGAACACAGCTGATGAACAAGAATAAAGCCATTGAGAAAATTATTGAAATAGTCAATAAAGCTTTAATTGTTCCAAAGAAAAGAGTAGCGACCAAACCATCAAAAGGTCAGAAGCAAAAAAGACTGGATACCAAAAAGAAGATTTCTGAGAAGAAGGACAACAGGAAATTTAAATTTTAG
- a CDS encoding helix-turn-helix transcriptional regulator, translating to MQKEKLRVIRKQKGYTQQQIADIIATDVSNYSRKESGDVRIIKDEWDKIARFLDVTIEDIYEEEEAKVVVNYDHPVFNDSSSGNGTMTQFHNISASIIQSLQDYIALLKEENERLKEELKTPKARR from the coding sequence ATGCAAAAAGAAAAATTACGCGTCATCAGAAAACAAAAAGGCTATACTCAACAGCAGATAGCTGATATTATCGCGACTGATGTATCCAACTACAGCAGAAAAGAAAGTGGTGATGTAAGAATCATCAAAGATGAATGGGACAAAATAGCCCGTTTTCTGGATGTTACTATAGAAGATATTTATGAGGAGGAAGAAGCTAAAGTAGTTGTTAATTATGATCATCCTGTATTTAATGACAGCTCTTCTGGAAATGGAACTATGACTCAATTTCATAACATTTCTGCATCCATTATTCAAAGTTTACAGGATTACATTGCCTTGCTGAAGGAAGAAAATGAAAGATTGAAAGAAGAATTAAAAACTCCGAAAGCAAGAAGATAA